A genomic window from Gossypium hirsutum isolate 1008001.06 chromosome D10, Gossypium_hirsutum_v2.1, whole genome shotgun sequence includes:
- the LOC107915200 gene encoding transcription elongation factor SPT6 homolog, with translation MGRNVFSDEEDELEVDEEGEPMEGDNINDRDPDDEDEEDEDGQDEYENDGFIVDDVEDEDVDEDEEREDSDEERRKKKKKRKKKEAEDLDEDDYELLRENDVNVPKGSKKFKRLKKARRDFDEEQFGLSDDEFDGGMKGSATAEEKLKRTLFGDDDGQPLEDIAEDEEPIEEEEDGDMGEEDEMADFIVEEDEEHGASVRRKKMKNKKSRHAPDVSSSALKEAIDIFGDVDELLLLRKQGLDSSEQKEGRLEDQFEPTVLSEKYMTEKDDQIRMTDVPERMQISEESTGTPPIDELSIIEESTWIFNQLINGAVPLFGKERQDHFINKDDIMRFLDLTHVQKLDIPFIAMYRKEQCLTLLQDPEQHDVDDDQDKSEKAPTMKWHRVLWAIQDLDRKWLLLQKRKSGLQLHYNKRFEEESRRIYDEPRLNLNQQLFESILKDLRGAESEREVDDVDAKFNLHFPPGEVGVDEGQYKRPKRRSQYSICNKAGLWEVASKFGYSAEQLGAHLSLEKMDDELEDAKETPEEIASNFTCAMFETPQAVLKGARHMAAVEISCEPSAKRCVRNIFMDNAVVSTSPTPDGKIAIDSFHQFAGVKWLREKPLTRFDDAQWLLIQKAEEEKLLQVTIKLPEKFLNKLIKECNDQYLSNGVSKSAQQWNEQRKLILHDALFGFLLPSMEKEARSLLASRAKNRLLLEYGKDLWNKVSVGPYQKKESDVSSDEETAPRVMACCWGPGKPATTFVMLDSSGEVLDVLYTAALTLRSQNVHDQQRKKNDQQRVLKFMTDHQPHVVVLGAVNLSCTRLKDDIYEIIFKMVEENPRDVGHEMDELSIVYGDESLPRLYENSRISTDQLPGQSGIVRRAVALGRYLQNPLAMVATLCGPGKEILSWKLNPMENFLTADEKYGMIEQVLVDVTNQVGLDANLAASHEWLFAPLQFISGLGPRKAASLQRSLVRVGTIFTRKDFLSAHGLDKKVFVNAVAFLRVRRSGLAANSSQFIDLLDDTRIHPESYLVAQELAKDVYDEDLKGDNDDEDALEMAIEHVRDRPGLLKRLRLDNYLKSKDRQNKRETFYDIRRELIQGFQDWRKPYKEPSQDEEFFMISGETEDTLAEGRIVQATVRRVQGGRAICALESGLTGIIMKEDYADDWRDIIELSDRLHEGDILTCKIKSIQKNRYQVFLVCKDSEMRSNRHQHVQNLDPYYHEERSSIQSEQEKARKEKELAKKHFKPRMIVHPRFQNITADEAVEYLCDKEPGESIVRPSSRGPSYLTLTLKVYDGVYAHKEIVEGGKEHKDITSLLRIGKTLKIGEDTFEDLDEVMDRYVDPLVSHLKAMLSYRKFRKGTKSEVDKLLTIERQEYPMRIVYCFGISHEHPGTFILTYIRSTNPHHEYVGLYPKGFKFRKRMFEDIDRLVAYFQRHIDDPQNESAPSIRSVAAMVPMRSPAAGSSAGASTGSGWGGPTNEGSWRGQSFDRGQSSTPGSRTGRNDYRNSSSRDGHPSGAPRPYGGRGRGRGSYNSSRGQNEGQDSSYNGTPKRDSGNKRGEDGLGNFPGAKVQNSPGREAFPGG, from the exons ATGGGAAGAAACGTTTTCTCTGATGAAGAAG ATGAGTTGGAGGTCGACGAGGAAGGAGAGCCGATGGAAGGGGACAATATCAATGACCGCGACCCTGATGACGAGGATGAAGAAGACG AAGATGGGCAGGATGAGTATGAGAATGATGGATTCATAGTTGATGATGTGGAGGATGAAGATGTAGATGAAGATGAAGAGAGGGAAGATAGTGACGAAGAGAGgcggaagaaaaagaaaaaaagaaagaagaa GGAAGCTGAGGACCTTGATGAAGATGACTATGAGCTTCTACGGGAGAATGATGTTAATGTACCGAAG GGAAGCAAGAAATTTAAGCGGTTAAAAAAGGCTCGGAGAGATTTTGATGAGGAGCAATTTGGACTTTCTGATGATGAGTTTGATGGAGGCATGAAGGGTAGCGCAACTGCTGAGGAAAAGCTTAAGCGTACTCTATTTGGTGATGATGATG GACAACCTCTTGAAGATATTGCTGAAGATGAAGAGCCAATAGAAGAGGAAGAGGATGGAGATAtgggtgaagaagatgaaatgGCAGACTTTATTGTAGAAGAAGATGAGGAGCATGGAGCTTCTGTTAG acggaagaagatgaagaataaGAAGTCAAGGCATGCACCGGATGTTTCATCATCTGCTTTAAAGGAAGCTATAGATATCTTTGGTGATGTGGATGAACTCCTGCTGTTACGCAAACAGGGCTTAGATTCTAGTGAGCAGAAAGAAGGGCGACTTGAAGATCAATTTGAACCAACTGTTCTTTCTGAAAAGTACATGACCGAAAAGGATGACCAAATTCGGATGACTGATGTTCCAGAAAGAATGCAG ATCTCAGAGGAAAGCACCGGGACTCCTCCAATAGATGAACTCAGCATAATTGAAGAGAGCACCTGGATATTTAACCAACTTATAAATGGTGCAGTACCATTATTTGGTAAAGAAAGGCAGGATCATTTTATAAACAAGGATGACATTATGAGATTTTTGGATCTAACTCATGTACAGAAGTTAGAT ATTCCCTTTATTGCGATGTATCGCAAGGAGCAGTGTCTTACTCTGCTTCAAGATCCTGAGCAACATGATGTTGATGATGATCAGGATAAATCTGAAAAAGCACCTACAATGAAGTGGCACAGG GTGCTTTGGGCAATTCAGGACCTTGACCGAAAATGGCTGCTTCTTCAAAAGAGAAAGAGTGGTCTTCAGTTGCACTACAATAAGCGGTTTGAAGAAGAATCACGACGCATATATGATGAACCAAGACTTAATTTGAACCAACAGCTTTTTGAATCAATTCTTAAAGATCTCAGGGGCGCAGAGTCAGAAAGGGAAGTTGACGATGTTGATGCCAAGTTTAACTTGCATTTCCCACCTGGGGAGGTTGGTGTTGATGAAGGCCAATATAAGAGGCCCAAGAGGAGATCACAATATAGTATTTGCAATAAGGCTGGCCTGTGGGAGGTTGCCAGCAAGTTTGGATACAGTGCTGAGCAACTTGGAGCACATCTATCTCTGGAAAAGATG GATGATGAGTTGGAAGATGCAAAGGAGACACCAGAGGAGATAGCTTCAAATTTTACATGTGCAATGTTTGAGACTCCACAAGCTGTCCTTAAAGGAGCCAGGCATATG GCTGCGGTTGAGATAAGCTGTGAGCCGTCTGCCAAGAGATGTGTTCGGAATATCTTTATGGATAATGCTGTAGTATCAACCAGCCCTACCCCTGATGGAAAAATAGCAATTGATTCTTTCCATCAGTTTGCTGGTGTGAAATGGTTGCGTGAAAAACCTTTGACCAGATTTGATGATGCACAATGGCTCCTTATCCAGAAGGCTGAAGAGGAGAAGCTTCTTCAAGTAACTATTAAGCTGCCAGAAAAGTTTCTTAATAAGTTGATTAAAGAATGTAATGACCAATATCTTAGTAATGGTGTTAGCAAATCTGCTCAACAATGGAATGAGCAGAGAAAGCTAATACTGCATGATGctctttttggttttcttttaccCTCAATGGAGAAAGAAGCAAGGTCCTTGTTGGCAAGTAGAGCTAAGAACCGGTTACTTTTGGAATATGGCAAGGACTTGTGGAATAAGGTTTCTGTGGGGCCTTATCAAAAGAAAGAAAGTGATGTTAGTTCTGATGAGGAAACTGCACCACGGGTCATGGCCTGCTGTTGGGGCCCTGGGAAGCCTGCAACCACTTTTGTGATGTTGGATTCATCTGGGGAGGTGCTTGATGTGCTTTATACTGCTGCTCTTACATTACGGTCTCAAAATGTACATGATCAGCAACGCAAGAAAAATGATCAGCAACGTGTTTTGAAGTTCATGACCGATCATCAACCACACGTCGTTGTTCTTGGAGCTGTGAATTTGTCTTGTACTCGATTGAAGGATGATATCTATGAG ATTATTTTTAAGATGGTGGAGGAAAATCCTAGGGATGTTGGGCATGAAATGGATGAGCTGAGCATAGTATATGGGGATGAATCTCTACCCCGTCTCTATGAAAATTCTAGGATTTCAACAGATCAGCTCCCTGGCCAGTCAG GCATTGTTAGGCGGGCTGTTGCCCTTGGGCGTTATCTTCAAAATCCATTAGCGATGGTTGCCACATTGTGTGGCCCAGGGAAGGAGATACTCTCTTGGAAGCTTAATCCAATGGAGAACTTCCTCACGGCAGATGAGAAGTATGGCATGATTGAACAGGTTTTGGTTGATGTCACAAATCAGGTGGGCCTTGATGCTAATTTGGCTGCAAGTCATGAATGGTTGTTTGCTCCtttgcaattcatttctggtctTGGACCTAGAAAGGCGGCATCACTGCAGAGATCATTGGTCAGAGTTGGAACAATTTTTACTAGGAAAGACTTTTTGTCAGCCCATGGACTTGATAAGAAGGTGTTTGTTAATGCGGTAGCCTTTCTGCGCGTCAGACGGAGTGGGCTTGCTGCCAACAGCAGCCAGTTCATTGATTTGTTGGATGACACTAGAATACATCCAGAATCTTATCTTGTTGCCCAAGAGTTGGCCAAAGATGTTTATGATGAGGATCTTAAGGGTGACAATGACGATGAGGATGCATTGGAGATGGCAATAGAACATGTTAGGGACCGGCCTGGTTTGTTGAAAAGGCTTCGTCTTGATAACTATCTAAAAAGCAAGGATCGGCAAAATAAGAGGGAGACCTTTTATGATATAAGGAGGGAATTAATTCAGGGCTTCCAGGATTGGCGTAAACCGTATAAGGAGCCAAGTCAGGATGAGGAGTTCTTTATGATTTCAGGTGAAACTGAGGATACCCTGGCAGAAGGCCGAATTGTGCAAGCTACAGTTAGAAGAGTGCAAGGCGGAAGAGCTATATGTGCACTTGAATCTGGATTGACTGGGATTATTATGAAAGAAGACTATGCAGATGATTGGAgagatataattgagttatcTGATAGGCTGCATGAAGGTGACATCTTGACCTGCAAGattaaatcaattcaaaagaatAGATATCAAGTGTTCCTGGTTTGCAAAGATAGTGAGATGAGAAGCAATCGACACCAGCATGTCCAGAACCTAGATCCTTACTACCATGAGGAGCGAAGCAGCATTCAAAGTGAGCAAGAGAAAGCTCGTAAAGAGAAGGAGCTGGCGAAGAAGCATTTTAAGCCCAGGATGATTGTCCATCCACGCTTCCAAAATATTACTGCTGATGAAGCTGTGGAG TATTTATGCGACAAGGAGCCTGGAGAAAGTATAGTCCGTCCCAGTTCTCGTGGACCTTCTTATCTGACTTTAACTCTCAAAGTCTATGATGGGGTTTACGCCCATAAAGAAATAGTTGAAGGTGGTAAAGAGCACAAGGACATCACCAGCCTGCTTCGCATTGGGAAGACATTGAAAATTGGGGAAGACACTTTCGAGGATTTGGATGAG gtAATGGATCGATATGTTGATCCCCTTGTGTCTCATCTGAAGGCAATGCTGAGTTATCGTAAATTCAGGAAGGGAACTAAATCAGAGGTTGATAAGCTTCTAACAATCGAGAGACAAGAGTATCCTATGAGGATTGTCTATTGTTTTGGCATTTCTCATGAACATCCAGGCACTTTCATTCTTACTTATATACGAAGTACGAATCCGCATCATGAGTATGTTGGTTTATATCCCAAGGGATTCAAGTTCAGAAAAAGGATGTTTGAGGATATTGATCGTCTAGTTGCATATTTCCAGAGGCATATCGATGATCCACAGAATGAGTCAGCTCCATCAATAAGATCAGTTGCAGCAATGGTACCAATGCGGAGCCCTGCTGCTGGATCCTCTGCTGGGGCATCTACCGGTAGTGGTTGGGGTGGTCCAACCAATGAAGGCAGTTGGAGAGGCCAATCTTTCGACAGGGGGCAATCTTCCACTCCAGGGTCAAGAACTG GCCGAAACGATTACAGAAATAGCAGTAGTCGAGATGGGCATCCAAGTGGTGCACCACGGCCCTATGGTGGACGGGGACGAGGTAGGGGTTCATATAACAGCAGCAGAGGACAAAATGAGGGGCAGGATTCATCATACAATGGAACTCCAAAACGGGATTCAGGTAACAAAAGAGGGGAAGATGGTTTGGGTAATTTCCCCGGTGCTAAAGTTCAAAACTCTCCAGGTAGGGAAGCTTTCCCTGGTGGTTAG
- the LOC107915199 gene encoding uncharacterized protein: MAKILLRNLLSLNQKRFLHSHPTLSSISKPPSSSSALPLSKRLIIPRDAAPESLSLFKNLESYGFNTTQIATLVEKCPEIVHSRFNSKFKPRLEYLIEKGIKGKLLPEFILSNPSILSRSLDAQIKPTLEFLSQFLKADEIPVAIRRSSSWLLTLNLNSIVRPNVELMISEAVAASRISRLLVLQPRVILQSHARMVYAIKTIKEIGLEPAEPRFIHALRVICSVSNANWKKKVEAFMSLGWSKEEISITLRKDPLCLACSERKLRFLMDFYVNTMKLDAQTIKSYPKLLLHSADKRIVPRYKVLKVLESMKLIKEDKKIVWIMTWSEHKFLEQYITKNKDKIPGLLDLYQQAKKRKTSGDKSETIDPVSASLTL, translated from the coding sequence ATGGCGAAAATCCTTCTCAGAAATCTGCTTTCACTCAACCAAAAACGCTTCCTTCATTCCCACCCAACCCTTTCTTCTATTTCAAAGCCGCCCTCTTCAAGCTCCGCTCTTCCACTCTCCAAACGCCTCATAATACCCCGTGACGCCGCCCCTGAATCCTTATCCCTCTTCAAAAATTTGGAATCTTACGGATTCAACACTACCCAAATCGCCACATTGGTCGAAAAATGCCCCGAAATCGTGCATTCCAGATTTAACTCAAAGTTTAAGCCCAGGCTCGAGTATCTAATCGAAAAGGGTATTAAAGGTAAGCTTTTGCCTGAATTCATTCTATCGAATCCTTCGATTCTTTCTCGAAGCTTGGATGCTCAGATTAAGCCAACTTTAGAGTTTTTATCCCAATTTTTGAAAGCTGATGAAATCCCGGTAGCTATTAGACGATCATCTTCATGGTTGTTGACTTTGAATCTAAATTCCATTGTGCGACCAAATGTTGAGTTGATGATTAGTGAAGCAGTTGCTGCTAGTAGAATATCGAGATTGTTAGTATTACAACCTAGGGTCATTTTGCAAAGCCATGCTCGAATGGTTTACGCCATTAAAACCATTAAAGAAATCGGTCTCGAGCCGGCAGAACCTAGGTTTATACATGCTCTTAGGGTTATTTGTTCAGTTAGCAACGCTAATTGGAAGAAAAAAGTTGAAGCATTTATGAGCCTAGGATGGAGTAAAGAGGAAATTTCTATTACTTTAAGGAAAGACCCTCTTTGTTTAGCTTGTTCCGAAAGGAAACTCCGGTTTTTGATGGATTTTTATGTGAATACAATGAAGTTGGATGCGCAAACAATTAAATCGTACCCGAAATTGCTTCTGCATTCGGCTGATAAACGGATTGTCCCCAGGTATAAGGTTTTGAAGGTTTTGGAGTCGATGAAACTTATCAAAGAAGATAAGAAGATTGTTTGGATTATGACATGGTCTGAACATAAATTTTTGGAGCAATATATAACTAAGAACAAGGACAAAATTCCAGGTTTGTTGGATTTGTACCAGCAGGCTAAGAAGAGAAAAACAAGCGGGGACAAGAGTGAAACAATTGATCCCGTATCAGCAAGTTTAACTTTGTAG